In Oreochromis aureus strain Israel breed Guangdong linkage group 15, ZZ_aureus, whole genome shotgun sequence, a single genomic region encodes these proteins:
- the LOC120433334 gene encoding uncharacterized protein LOC120433334, with the protein MSGMEETYTSRRAWISKDSPTAAEIFREYPRFLDIPSLVDLEFGKLTGGKTDLFLRKWEASIILKPPPHTPPRVLTHLLPPVGASRCSLKSAITHLVDFALPGTSIASFCSDPEASSTTHQPQLICIGDLKSATRQYIIVAKNDKVTIPLNEAQRCVVDKLFKLYWVCNLSYPALLVFTFFEFVYDLPLSTQRKTKVLELIAQIKACK; encoded by the exons ATGTCAGGCATGGAGGAAACATACACCAGTCGCAGAGCCTGGATTAGCAAGGACTCCCCCACTGCCGCTGAAATATTCAGAGAGTACCCACGGTTTTTGGACATACCAAGTCTG GTGGACTTGGAGTTTGGCAAGCTTACAGGAGGAAAGACGGATCTCTTTTTACGAAAATGGGAAGCAAGTATCATTCTgaagccccccccccacaccccaccccgCGTGTTAACACACCTGCTTCCACCAGTTGGCGCCAGTCGTTGCAGCCTTAAATCAGCTATAACGCACCTGGTTGATTTTGCACTG CCTGGAACAAGTATTGCATCGTTTTGCAGTGATCCTGAAGCATCATCCACAACACACCAACCCCAGCTGATATGCATCGGTGATCTAAAGAGTGCAACCAGGCAGTACATCATTGTTGCTAAGAATGACAAAGTAACCATTCCTCTGAATGAAGCCCAGAGGTGTGTTGTGGATAAGCTTTTCAAGCTGTACTGGGTATGTAACTTGTCCTATCCAGCACTGCTTGTCTTCACCTTCTTTGAGTTTGTCTATGACCTGCCGCTGTCCACCCAAAGGAAAACCAAAGTACTGGAGCTGATTGCACAGATTAAAGCATGCAAGTAA